Sequence from the Nasonia vitripennis strain AsymCx chromosome 5, Nvit_psr_1.1, whole genome shotgun sequence genome:
ACAGTTAAAAAATGATAACAATGTATCACAACCTAAGccaaaaaagttgaaaaaggCTGTAAAGGAACCAAAACTACAGCTTTTTGATGAAGAAGATGAACCAAATCTACCTAAAGTtgacaagaaaaaaaagcttaaATCTAAAGCCAATGGACAAGAATTCAAAGTGGTAAAAGTTGCAGCAGAAAGCAAACAAAAGCAAAAGGTCAATGGCAAGAAACAGAATGTAAGTAAAATTGCTTTTTCTCGTACAGcttgtaaaattaattaaatgtttGTATGTCATAAATTAATAACGTTGTAATTCATATTAaacattgaaattattttttagctTTATACAGATGAAAGTAAGATTGGTACTaagaaaaacacaaaaaataaacaatcaaTTTCTCTTCaagtagaaaaagaaaaacctaAAAAACTTAATAAAACTCAAGTTAATAAGAAAGATTTAAATACTGttagtaaaaatgttaataagAAAACCGCACAAGTGAAAAACACCATGCAAAAGTCTAAAGCTAATCAGAAAACTAAACGTGCAAAGACTAACTTAGAACTAATAATGAATCCAGACGCAAGTGATGAAGATGAAGATGACAGTGAAGATGAAGGAGGCTTAGAAGGCtttgaaattgtaaaattataagttTCAATTCTTTTAAATGGTGATAAAATCGCACAAGTAACTAATTATTTAATGTTTTTAATAGGGAGAATCACATTCAGAAGATGATTTAGAAGAGACTGATGATTATTTAGTCCAGCAAAATGATGATGAAgatgacgatgacgatgaaGATGAAGATGATGAGGATGAGGATAATGAAGATGAAGATGAAGATGAAGATGAAGATGAAGACGAAGATGCTGATATTGATAATGATGAAGATTCAGACCAAGATTCAGATGCTGAAGCTGAAAGTCAAGACAGCGATGATAGCGACGATGGCGATGACGACAGTgatgaagatgaagaagacAACAATTTGCTGCCAATTGAGAAGGCTaataaaagattaaaaaagaaacaagaaaaagaaaggtttgctttatttatactttataATACTAGTCCCTCTATAAAGCagttatttacaataaacaaatGTTTCTTTTAGGAAATTAGCGGAGGCTGAGATGAATGAAAGTATATCACATCagcaaatatttaattttcctaCCGAAGAAGAACTTAGCAACCCAACTAACTTGAAAGATGTACAACAGAGAATCCAAGACGTCATAATGGTGCTATCtgactttaaaaaattacgacaACCAGACAGGTATGATTATTTACTTCAAACATAATtatcttcttttttaaataattttctataaaatacatcatAATTTGTTGTAGATCTCGCTCGGAATATCTAGAATTGCTCAAAACTGATTTATGTACATACTTTAGTTACAATTCTTTCTTAATGGAAAAATTGATGCAAATGTTCCCACTGAGCGAATTGCTCGAATTCCTGGAGTCTAGCGAGGTGCAAAGGCCTATGACTATTCGAACCAACACTTTGAAAACGCGGCGGCGTGACTTGGCTCACGCTTTGATCAACAGAGGTGTGAACTTAGACCCCATTGGAAAATGGACTAATGTCGGCTTGGTCGTTTACTCGTCCCAAGTGCCAATGGGTGCGAC
This genomic interval carries:
- the LOC100121182 gene encoding 25S rRNA (cytosine-C(5))-methyltransferase nop2; translation: MGRKAKFDEKVEKNGPSRKGKKRQEPVFPDGLLKKEPGKLSHRQAQRAKKRLLKKEQKKDARKAKQEDKKAKNKSFNEHSFDESDKEVVNANKKRQLKNDNNVSQPKPKKLKKAVKEPKLQLFDEEDEPNLPKVDKKKKLKSKANGQEFKVVKVAAESKQKQKVNGKKQNLYTDESKIGTKKNTKNKQSISLQVEKEKPKKLNKTQVNKKDLNTVSKNVNKKTAQVKNTMQKSKANQKTKRAKTNLELIMNPDASDEDEDDSEDEGGLEGFEIGESHSEDDLEETDDYLVQQNDDEDDDDDEDEDDEDEDNEDEDEDEDEDEDEDADIDNDEDSDQDSDAEAESQDSDDSDDGDDDSDEDEEDNNLLPIEKANKRLKKKQEKERKLAEAEMNESISHQQIFNFPTEEELSNPTNLKDVQQRIQDVIMVLSDFKKLRQPDRSRSEYLELLKTDLCTYFSYNSFLMEKLMQMFPLSELLEFLESSEVQRPMTIRTNTLKTRRRDLAHALINRGVNLDPIGKWTNVGLVVYSSQVPMGATPEYLAGHYILQGASSFLPVMALEPKINERILDMCAAPGGKSSHIAALMKNTGVLFSNDVNKDRIKAVIGNFHRLGITNSVICSYDGRKLPSVIKGFDRVLLDAPCTGTGVVAKDPSVKTNKDEVDIQRCCTLQRELLLAAIDSVNARSESGGIIVYSTCSILPEENEWIVDYALRKRDVKVVPTGLEFGADGFTNYRQHRFHPSLKLTKRFYPHMHNMDGFYVAKLKKFSNIIPKQEKTVDEDEEEKTE